The following coding sequences lie in one Pirellulales bacterium genomic window:
- a CDS encoding molybdopterin-dependent oxidoreductase: MPSSPTAEQQMRRLSRRSFAVAGGAAAVGFAGWLWLKLQAQNAGIPWFLRKTLNFNAKVAQAYFSSSRLSPVYSADQARDPRANGQFGLADPKFNPAQWKLKVEMPAGKASRGFSLDDIKTLPRAEMITELKCIEGWSVVVQWAGARLADFLSAHNLGLRDPNAPASPGNLFDFVQLETPDRGYYVGLDMASAMHPQTLLCYELNGKPLPLEHGAPLRLVIPVKYGIKNIKRIGTIRFLDSRPADYWAERGYDWYAGL; this comes from the coding sequence TTGCCTTCCTCCCCCACCGCGGAGCAGCAGATGCGCCGGCTCTCGCGGCGAAGTTTTGCGGTGGCCGGTGGAGCCGCGGCCGTTGGATTCGCTGGCTGGCTTTGGTTGAAGCTGCAGGCTCAGAATGCGGGCATCCCTTGGTTTCTGCGAAAGACGCTGAATTTTAATGCGAAGGTGGCTCAAGCGTATTTCAGCTCCTCGCGGCTTTCGCCCGTTTATTCCGCCGATCAAGCGCGCGATCCGCGGGCCAACGGGCAATTCGGCCTGGCGGATCCGAAGTTCAATCCGGCGCAGTGGAAATTGAAAGTGGAAATGCCCGCGGGAAAGGCATCGCGGGGGTTTTCGCTCGACGACATCAAAACCCTGCCGCGGGCCGAAATGATCACGGAGCTGAAATGCATCGAAGGCTGGAGCGTCGTGGTGCAATGGGCGGGCGCTCGGCTCGCCGACTTTCTATCGGCGCACAATCTCGGCCTCCGCGATCCGAACGCTCCCGCTTCGCCCGGGAATTTATTCGACTTCGTGCAGCTTGAAACGCCGGATCGGGGTTACTATGTCGGCCTCGATATGGCCAGCGCAATGCACCCGCAAACGCTGCTTTGCTACGAGCTGAACGGCAAGCCGTTGCCCCTCGAACATGGTGCCCCGTTGCGGCTCGTGATTCCGGTGAAATACGGCATCAAAAACATCAAGCGCATCGGCACGATCCGTTTTCTCGACAGCCGGCCCGCCGATTACTGGGCCGAACGGGGCTACGACTGGTACGCGGGCCTGTAG
- a CDS encoding UvrD-helicase domain-containing protein — MSDALNPSQREAVRTLSGPLLVLAGAGTGKTRVVTHRIAELIRHGTLPEKILAVTFTNKAATEMQQRTSALLGRRLPKRPEISTFHSLCVRVLRRQIHHLGYPPKFAIYDRGDQEGVARTVLRELSIPTTSLRPGDLLYHIGRWKTVSIAPANAAATAETDKEHLAAAGYRRYQKAIKAAGAVDFDDLLVLAEQLLARFPDVRRAEAARFSHVLIDEYQDTNACQYRIIKALAVGHRNLCVVGDDDQSIYGWRGAEVAHILRFKLDWPEAIVVRLEDNYRSTAEILELANRLIVHNRTRHCKVLRAAISGGHRPRILQCQDEEDEAKQVTNDILGRLADPGRQPRDFALLFRTNEQSRPFEMEMRRARVPYVLVGGMSFYDRKEVRDIVAYLKLLATPADEIALLRIINTPPRGIGQSTVTALMEFAVRERRPLWELLGDLPAELKLSAAAIEAIRKFRSLIGEFQQRLNRDPPLAVVSDLIHRIGYKHELTRQYKNAEEQQSRWAAVEELVNSLGRYQQRAKQPDLREFLDEVALGDRDDGDDKESQLARNAVALMTLHSAKGLEFPEVYMIGMEKGLLPHHRAVTEGETAIEEERRLCYVGVTRARERLTLSLALSRMKWGKSRPTEPSQFLYELTGQTPAMKVSEKGTGRPRPGASPQH, encoded by the coding sequence ATGTCCGACGCATTGAATCCATCGCAGCGCGAAGCAGTTCGCACGTTGAGCGGTCCGCTCTTGGTGTTGGCCGGGGCGGGCACGGGCAAAACGCGCGTCGTCACGCATCGCATTGCCGAGTTGATCCGCCACGGCACGCTGCCGGAAAAGATCCTCGCCGTTACGTTCACCAACAAGGCGGCCACGGAAATGCAGCAACGCACCAGCGCCCTGCTCGGCCGCCGATTGCCCAAACGGCCCGAGATTTCCACGTTCCATTCGCTTTGCGTCCGTGTGTTGCGGCGGCAGATCCATCATCTCGGCTATCCGCCGAAATTCGCAATTTACGACCGTGGCGACCAGGAGGGAGTCGCCCGAACCGTGCTCCGCGAATTGAGCATCCCCACCACGTCGCTGCGGCCGGGCGATTTGCTCTATCACATCGGGCGGTGGAAAACGGTGTCGATCGCCCCGGCCAATGCCGCCGCCACGGCCGAAACCGACAAAGAACATCTCGCGGCTGCCGGGTACCGCCGCTACCAAAAAGCAATCAAGGCGGCGGGGGCCGTCGATTTCGACGATCTGCTCGTGCTGGCCGAGCAATTGCTGGCCCGATTTCCTGACGTTCGCCGCGCCGAGGCCGCGCGATTCAGCCATGTGCTGATCGACGAATATCAAGACACCAACGCCTGCCAGTATCGGATCATCAAGGCGTTGGCGGTCGGACATCGCAATCTGTGCGTCGTCGGCGACGACGATCAATCGATTTACGGCTGGCGCGGCGCCGAAGTGGCTCACATCCTGCGATTCAAACTCGATTGGCCCGAGGCCATAGTCGTGCGGCTCGAAGACAACTATCGCTCGACCGCCGAGATTCTCGAATTGGCCAACCGCCTGATCGTTCACAACCGCACGCGGCACTGCAAAGTGCTCCGGGCGGCCATCTCCGGCGGCCACCGCCCGCGAATCCTCCAGTGCCAGGATGAGGAAGACGAAGCGAAGCAAGTGACAAACGACATTTTGGGCCGCCTCGCCGATCCGGGCCGACAACCGCGCGACTTCGCGCTATTGTTTCGCACGAACGAACAATCGCGCCCCTTCGAAATGGAAATGCGGCGGGCGCGGGTGCCGTATGTGCTCGTCGGAGGAATGTCGTTCTACGATCGCAAAGAGGTGCGCGATATCGTCGCCTATTTGAAGTTGCTGGCCACCCCGGCCGATGAGATCGCGCTGTTGCGAATCATCAACACACCGCCGCGCGGCATCGGCCAATCGACCGTCACCGCGCTCATGGAATTTGCCGTGCGCGAGCGCCGCCCGCTCTGGGAGTTGCTCGGGGATCTTCCGGCGGAACTGAAACTTTCCGCCGCGGCGATCGAGGCCATTCGCAAATTTCGATCGCTCATCGGCGAATTTCAGCAGCGGCTCAATCGCGATCCGCCGCTCGCGGTCGTGTCGGATTTGATCCATCGCATCGGCTATAAGCACGAACTGACGCGGCAATATAAAAACGCGGAAGAGCAACAGTCGCGGTGGGCGGCGGTCGAAGAATTGGTCAATTCGCTCGGCCGCTATCAGCAACGAGCCAAGCAGCCCGACCTGCGCGAATTCCTAGACGAAGTGGCGCTCGGCGATCGCGACGATGGCGACGACAAGGAATCGCAATTGGCCCGCAATGCCGTGGCGCTGATGACGCTGCACAGCGCGAAGGGGTTGGAATTCCCCGAGGTGTATATGATCGGGATGGAAAAGGGATTGTTGCCGCATCATCGGGCGGTGACGGAAGGCGAAACGGCGATCGAAGAAGAACGCCGCCTCTGCTATGTCGGCGTTACGCGGGCCCGAGAACGGCTTACTTTATCTTTGGCGCTCTCACGAATGAAATGGGGCAAGAGCCGCCCGACCGAGCCGAGCCAATTTCTCTACGAACTGACCGGTCAAACGCCAGCCATGAAGGTGAGCGAGAAAGGAACTGGCCGCCCCCGGCCCGGCGCGAGCCCGCAGCACTAG
- the coaD gene encoding pantetheine-phosphate adenylyltransferase — translation MTESDSRVAVYTGSFDPITLGHLNVVERASRLVDRLIVGVGVNIEKQPLFQPDERVELVRQATAHLPNIEVRQFGGLAVHFVRQCGARVMLRGVRSLTDIESEFTMTLANRQLDPGIETVFLMADAQYSHISSSLLKQITPLASDEELSQFVPPVVLRELRKKFPAAGA, via the coding sequence ATGACCGAATCCGACTCACGCGTGGCGGTTTATACCGGGTCGTTCGATCCGATCACGCTTGGGCATTTGAATGTCGTCGAGCGGGCCAGCCGGTTGGTCGATCGGTTGATTGTCGGCGTGGGGGTCAATATCGAGAAGCAACCGCTGTTTCAGCCCGACGAGCGGGTCGAGCTGGTTCGCCAAGCGACGGCCCATTTGCCCAATATCGAGGTGCGGCAGTTCGGCGGGCTGGCGGTGCATTTCGTTCGGCAATGCGGGGCCCGGGTGATGCTCCGCGGCGTGCGATCGCTGACCGATATTGAATCCGAATTCACGATGACGTTGGCCAACCGGCAACTCGATCCGGGAATTGAGACGGTGTTTTTGATGGCCGACGCCCAGTATTCGCACATTTCAAGTTCGCTGTTGAAGCAGATCACGCCGCTGGCGAGCGATGAAGAGTTGTCGCAATTCGTGCCGCCGGTGGTTTTGCGCGAGTTGCGGAAGAAGTTTCCGGCCGCGGGCGCGTAG
- a CDS encoding DUF1559 domain-containing protein: MQFTTIRFRTAGENGPRDCRGFTLVELLVVIAIIGILMSLLLPAVQGAREAARRSTCSNNLRQIGTAALAHESQMGFLPTGGWGWWWAGDPDQGFSPKQPGGFFYNILPFIEQTAVHDVGSGLGPSQKYTALGAAAATPIAAFICPSRRAVAAYTHQSTFSGFTPLYINMTYVSMQGKTDYAANSGDTTSGFYYNGPSSIADGDSQIPGVLANHMALGEFQDQSAIAATGVNFLLSTVQLAHITDGASNTILSGEKYMSPDAYTNGSLEGDFQGWDIGFLDDVCRWGSPSQPLLEDTYGMDAWDCFGSAHPDGAGFVFCDGSIHRLSYTMDTTILGELCNRSDGHPIDDRALQ, encoded by the coding sequence ATGCAATTCACGACGATCAGATTTCGAACGGCGGGTGAAAATGGCCCGCGCGATTGCCGCGGTTTTACGCTCGTCGAATTGTTGGTCGTGATCGCGATAATCGGGATTCTGATGTCGCTGTTGTTGCCTGCGGTGCAGGGGGCGCGGGAAGCGGCTCGGCGGTCGACCTGCTCCAACAATCTGCGACAGATTGGCACGGCGGCGCTCGCGCACGAATCGCAAATGGGATTTTTGCCGACCGGCGGTTGGGGCTGGTGGTGGGCCGGCGATCCCGACCAGGGCTTTTCTCCAAAGCAGCCGGGCGGATTTTTCTACAACATCCTTCCGTTCATCGAGCAAACGGCGGTGCACGATGTCGGCTCGGGCCTCGGCCCTTCGCAGAAATACACTGCCCTCGGCGCTGCCGCGGCCACGCCGATTGCCGCCTTCATTTGCCCCAGCCGGCGGGCCGTGGCCGCCTACACGCATCAATCCACGTTCAGCGGTTTTACGCCCCTCTACATCAACATGACCTACGTCAGCATGCAAGGAAAGACCGATTATGCCGCCAACTCCGGCGACACCACTTCCGGCTTTTACTACAACGGCCCGTCGTCGATCGCCGACGGCGACAGCCAGATTCCCGGCGTGCTGGCAAATCACATGGCCTTGGGCGAGTTTCAAGATCAATCGGCGATCGCCGCGACCGGCGTGAACTTCCTGTTAAGCACGGTTCAGCTAGCACATATCACCGACGGCGCGAGCAACACGATCTTATCGGGAGAAAAATACATGTCGCCCGACGCCTATACCAACGGCAGTTTGGAAGGCGATTTTCAAGGTTGGGACATCGGTTTTCTCGACGATGTCTGCCGCTGGGGTTCGCCAAGTCAGCCACTGCTCGAAGACACCTACGGCATGGATGCCTGGGATTGCTTCGGAAGCGCCCATCCCGACGGCGCCGGATTCGTCTTTTGCGACGGCTCCATCCACCGGCTCAGCTATACGATGGACACGACCATCCTGGGCGAACTATGCAATCGCAGCGACGGCCATCCGATCGACGATCGCGCGTTGCAATAA
- the rsmH gene encoding 16S rRNA (cytosine(1402)-N(4))-methyltransferase RsmH, with amino-acid sequence MTASQHQPVLLAEVLQWLIPSGGQTFVDGTLGGGGHTRALAERVAPDGQVIALDRDPAAIERAAAGLAGFPVRLVQANFCDLPEVLEQCERPAVDGILLDLGLSSDQLADADRGFSFAADGPLDLRFDPSAGEPAWRLINRLSSEHLADIIYEYGEERFSRRIARAIVERRRDDPVRTAGQLAELIRRVVPRPHGPKRIDPATRTFQALRIAVNDELKSLEIALRRLPDCLTPGGRLAVISFHSLEDRRVKEAFRDDPRYRALTRKPIVPGDEECARNPRSRSAKLRVAERASES; translated from the coding sequence GTGACGGCTTCCCAGCATCAACCGGTCCTGCTGGCAGAGGTGCTCCAATGGCTCATACCCAGCGGCGGCCAGACGTTCGTTGATGGCACCCTGGGCGGCGGCGGCCATACGCGCGCGCTCGCCGAACGGGTTGCACCGGACGGGCAAGTCATTGCCCTCGACCGCGATCCGGCGGCCATCGAGCGGGCCGCGGCAGGACTTGCAGGTTTCCCGGTGCGGCTGGTGCAGGCCAATTTTTGCGATTTGCCCGAAGTGCTGGAGCAGTGCGAACGGCCGGCCGTCGACGGAATTTTGCTCGATCTGGGCCTGTCGAGCGACCAACTGGCCGACGCGGATCGGGGTTTTAGCTTTGCGGCCGATGGCCCCTTGGACTTGCGATTCGATCCGTCGGCCGGTGAGCCGGCCTGGCGGCTGATCAACCGTCTGAGCTCGGAGCATTTGGCGGACATTATTTACGAATATGGAGAAGAACGCTTCAGTCGTCGCATCGCCCGGGCGATCGTCGAGCGCCGTCGCGACGATCCGGTTCGAACGGCCGGCCAACTTGCGGAATTGATTCGCCGCGTCGTGCCTCGGCCCCACGGGCCGAAACGGATCGATCCCGCGACGCGAACCTTTCAAGCGCTGCGGATTGCGGTCAACGATGAATTAAAGTCCCTGGAAATTGCTTTGCGGCGTTTGCCCGATTGTTTGACGCCCGGCGGACGGCTGGCCGTGATCAGTTTTCATTCGTTGGAAGATCGGCGCGTGAAGGAAGCATTTCGCGATGATCCACGGTATCGGGCGCTGACGCGCAAACCGATTGTGCCGGGCGACGAAGAGTGTGCACGCAACCCGCGGAGCCGCAGTGCGAAGCTGCGTGTTGCGGAGCGAGCCAGCGAGAGCTGA
- a CDS encoding LysM peptidoglycan-binding domain-containing protein, which translates to MQKIGKEIKIGLAVIGVLVAAFGYILVRRLTRPEDVRAPAATATQMAASAAQADKPTVVSATDTGRPADPAIDGASSSKSLFGTPHQFPASDSADATSEPRGSFLPAANSAPATGSTTLPNDAAPIANNNGAAASADAGTTAGTAVPAAPEDRFSQFSHRKPADAAGGASGRPQDTTVANGSHSLFTAGTNSAPAAAATAPSAFSSGAASAEPFQHKSAAPTDTASSDSPLRGAASPLDRPPSAGFPTGNRSTDPFQQKSPSAGPSSARPDDPTANRPTARLAAASADATEPNPLRGSHSGNAAPDAGASANVGLSDVPRSSFGSNGSGLQASGAPPAAQRSPSQAAPPGSSAADSVPPPITSTAINVPSQYSDSPGGVQLPANGQPTMPPQVPSAAQPAAVPPAVPAAAEAGAGRSGQYIVQPNDNYWTVSEKVYGTGGYFKAVYEHNRRQHSQSDRLQVGDVLDVPEVAMLEQMYPALCPKSGRDAEIVPAAAVASGPPGTRLYSVADGDTLYEIARRELGRASRWGEIYQLNHDRLGNDFGYLKAGTQLVIPADGAAASIAREPSATLQR; encoded by the coding sequence ATGCAAAAAATCGGCAAGGAAATCAAAATTGGTTTGGCGGTGATTGGAGTGCTGGTGGCGGCGTTTGGCTACATTCTTGTCAGGCGATTAACGCGGCCCGAGGATGTACGTGCCCCCGCCGCAACGGCAACTCAGATGGCCGCCTCCGCAGCTCAGGCCGATAAGCCGACGGTGGTTTCTGCCACCGACACCGGCCGCCCCGCCGATCCCGCGATCGACGGCGCAAGTTCCTCAAAATCGCTATTCGGCACGCCGCATCAGTTCCCGGCGAGCGATTCCGCCGACGCCACCAGCGAGCCGCGAGGTTCGTTTTTGCCCGCGGCGAACAGCGCGCCTGCGACAGGCAGCACGACGCTGCCGAACGACGCGGCGCCAATCGCGAACAACAACGGCGCTGCGGCCTCGGCAGATGCCGGCACGACGGCAGGCACCGCGGTTCCGGCAGCGCCGGAAGATCGTTTCTCGCAGTTCAGCCATCGCAAGCCGGCCGATGCCGCCGGCGGCGCATCGGGTAGACCACAAGACACCACGGTTGCCAACGGCAGTCATTCCCTGTTTACCGCGGGAACAAACAGCGCACCAGCGGCAGCGGCGACCGCCCCTTCGGCTTTTAGCAGCGGGGCCGCTTCTGCGGAGCCGTTCCAACACAAATCCGCTGCGCCGACCGATACGGCATCCAGCGATTCTCCGCTGCGCGGCGCCGCCTCGCCGCTGGATCGACCACCTTCGGCCGGATTTCCGACCGGCAACCGATCGACGGATCCGTTTCAACAAAAATCACCCTCGGCCGGCCCATCTTCCGCGCGACCGGACGATCCGACGGCGAATCGGCCAACGGCGCGACTAGCCGCGGCTTCCGCCGATGCGACCGAGCCCAATCCGTTGCGCGGCTCGCATTCTGGAAACGCTGCGCCCGATGCCGGCGCTTCGGCGAATGTCGGATTGTCGGACGTTCCCCGCAGTTCGTTCGGATCCAATGGCTCCGGTTTGCAAGCTTCCGGAGCGCCGCCGGCTGCGCAACGGTCGCCGTCGCAAGCGGCCCCCCCGGGATCCTCGGCCGCCGATTCGGTTCCTCCGCCGATAACTTCGACGGCGATCAATGTGCCGTCGCAATACTCCGATTCCCCGGGAGGAGTGCAGCTGCCTGCCAACGGTCAACCGACGATGCCGCCTCAGGTTCCGAGCGCGGCCCAGCCGGCTGCTGTTCCTCCGGCCGTACCGGCAGCCGCCGAGGCTGGCGCTGGCAGGTCGGGCCAGTATATCGTTCAGCCCAACGACAACTACTGGACCGTTTCCGAAAAGGTGTATGGCACCGGCGGGTATTTCAAAGCCGTTTATGAGCACAATCGCCGGCAGCATTCGCAATCCGATCGATTGCAGGTTGGCGACGTGCTCGACGTGCCCGAAGTGGCGATGCTCGAGCAGATGTATCCGGCGCTGTGTCCGAAGTCGGGTCGCGATGCAGAAATAGTGCCCGCCGCGGCCGTGGCGAGCGGGCCTCCGGGCACCCGGCTGTATTCCGTTGCCGACGGCGACACACTGTATGAAATCGCCCGGCGAGAATTAGGCCGAGCGTCGCGTTGGGGCGAAATCTATCAACTCAACCACGATCGACTGGGCAACGATTTCGGCTATTTGAAGGCGGGCACTCAACTAGTAATCCCCGCCGATGGCGCCGCGGCGTCGATCGCCCGCGAGCCAAGCGCAACGCTGCAACGCTAG
- a CDS encoding Lpg1974 family pore-forming outer membrane protein, producing the protein MSRSIRISLFAAVAAGTVLSAGFGQAASPYGTPAGYAGGAPSNTGGSQLTLVSATEEQPQMADPSTVRLTDPQGTAPTVQHPAAQASPKPTAAKPASPRASMQTAKPASKTPRPAPSVVQQRTAPRPATPAPRYAERLPPRQPAPTYAPGRPGVQLTAQVVVDPTVPGRQEMVMRPGSPSSPTPPSSPEVDAAIADGPISTTPECGPTCGSCCNSSCGFCVGMEYLFLRPHFNDDEAFQQLTATTTATTATQTDQLVNFNEPYNSDYHLFLGYHTACGDEFRFGFWHIGDSANQSGTVTGDFLGGAGTAFQAPGGTELTIAGETITATSHLTMNIYDFQDRKRLDLPSFGCNCCPEWEVHWSYGLRIIDFRHTVDIFDPIESFTNEADFIGAGPILGIEVRRQIGHSKVSAYVSATGAMLLGEQRGRSTTTTPGLQTAILTTEATADRKIPDVNVSIGLEWQPCCHATFTAGWMFEDFGDLGAPTCLNCNAPTGTLSSGDLSFDGLFVRAEYSF; encoded by the coding sequence ATGAGCCGATCGATTCGTATTTCGTTGTTCGCCGCAGTGGCCGCCGGAACAGTGCTTTCAGCCGGATTTGGCCAAGCCGCGAGTCCATATGGCACTCCTGCGGGCTATGCAGGCGGAGCCCCGAGCAACACTGGCGGATCGCAACTGACACTCGTATCTGCCACCGAAGAACAACCGCAGATGGCCGACCCTTCAACCGTTCGCTTGACCGACCCGCAGGGGACGGCTCCGACGGTTCAGCATCCGGCGGCACAAGCGTCGCCGAAGCCGACCGCGGCTAAACCGGCCTCGCCCCGGGCTTCCATGCAGACCGCCAAGCCGGCATCAAAGACGCCGCGCCCGGCTCCATCCGTCGTCCAACAACGAACGGCTCCGCGACCGGCGACTCCGGCCCCGCGCTATGCCGAAAGATTGCCGCCGAGGCAGCCCGCGCCGACCTATGCTCCGGGGCGACCGGGCGTGCAACTCACGGCACAAGTGGTCGTCGATCCGACCGTTCCGGGTCGCCAGGAAATGGTGATGCGGCCGGGGTCGCCCTCATCGCCGACTCCTCCGTCGTCGCCGGAGGTCGACGCGGCGATTGCCGATGGTCCGATCAGCACGACCCCCGAATGCGGGCCGACTTGCGGCTCGTGCTGCAATTCGTCCTGCGGGTTCTGCGTGGGGATGGAATATCTCTTCCTCCGCCCGCACTTCAACGATGACGAAGCGTTCCAACAGTTGACCGCGACAACGACCGCGACGACGGCGACGCAGACCGACCAGCTCGTCAATTTCAACGAGCCCTACAATAGCGACTATCATCTCTTCCTTGGCTACCATACCGCTTGCGGCGATGAATTCCGCTTCGGTTTTTGGCATATCGGCGACAGCGCCAATCAGTCGGGCACCGTGACGGGCGATTTTCTCGGCGGCGCCGGCACCGCCTTCCAAGCCCCCGGCGGAACCGAACTCACCATCGCGGGCGAAACAATCACTGCCACCAGCCATCTGACGATGAACATCTACGATTTCCAAGATCGCAAGCGGCTCGATCTTCCCAGCTTCGGTTGCAACTGCTGTCCCGAATGGGAAGTGCACTGGTCGTATGGCTTGCGAATCATCGACTTCCGCCATACGGTCGACATTTTCGACCCGATCGAAAGCTTCACCAACGAAGCCGATTTCATCGGAGCAGGCCCGATTCTTGGCATCGAAGTTCGCCGCCAAATTGGCCATTCGAAAGTGTCGGCCTATGTGTCCGCCACGGGCGCTATGCTGCTCGGCGAGCAGCGCGGACGAAGCACCACCACGACTCCCGGCCTGCAAACCGCCATCCTGACAACCGAAGCCACGGCGGATCGCAAGATTCCCGATGTCAACGTGTCGATCGGCTTGGAATGGCAGCCATGCTGCCATGCCACGTTCACGGCCGGCTGGATGTTCGAAGACTTCGGCGACCTTGGCGCGCCGACGTGCCTGAACTGCAATGCACCGACCGGCACTCTCAGCAGCGGCGACCTGTCGTTCGACGGATTGTTCGTCCGTGCCGAGTACAGCTTCTAA
- a CDS encoding PEP-CTERM sorting domain-containing protein, with the protein MTYTMTPHRITPLPPARRSAKRKLGWKICLLAIVAAAFASATPAVRADTMSYSIDVSSSLALTESPTNPSVQLQVSDQSALVDRVADNNPVVELTNTSTTADISSVQLTLNDPESVIEAVKVLSSDGTATGAFANNVYGGPATSLDIALATPLAPGQSILWEMELAPVNGYGSAGWTPGYQNILFPGSNPVPGTNASFDVTYTDPTTGTPTSSSYVLPDLSSFDPAVTVQPTTVCSSTGTATGLFTLSVPSTTPTPTPEPGTIVLMGIGLVPLAVRVWRKRRQPAGVVAEAIA; encoded by the coding sequence ATGACTTACACAATGACGCCCCACCGTATCACGCCTCTCCCGCCCGCTCGCCGCTCGGCGAAGCGCAAGCTCGGCTGGAAAATATGTCTGTTGGCAATCGTCGCGGCCGCATTCGCATCAGCCACGCCCGCCGTTCGCGCCGATACGATGAGCTATTCGATTGACGTTTCGTCGAGCCTGGCGTTGACGGAATCGCCGACCAACCCGAGCGTTCAATTGCAGGTTTCCGATCAGTCGGCCTTGGTGGATCGCGTCGCCGACAACAATCCGGTCGTCGAACTGACGAACACGTCGACCACCGCCGACATCAGCAGTGTGCAATTGACGCTGAACGATCCCGAGAGCGTGATCGAGGCGGTCAAGGTGTTGAGCTCCGATGGTACGGCAACCGGCGCCTTTGCCAACAACGTTTACGGCGGCCCGGCCACCTCGCTCGATATCGCGCTAGCCACCCCGCTGGCGCCGGGGCAATCAATCCTTTGGGAAATGGAATTGGCCCCCGTCAACGGCTACGGGTCCGCCGGCTGGACGCCCGGTTATCAAAACATTTTGTTTCCGGGCAGCAATCCCGTGCCGGGCACGAATGCGTCGTTCGACGTAACCTATACCGATCCCACGACCGGCACGCCGACCAGCTCATCGTATGTGTTGCCGGATCTGTCGAGCTTCGATCCGGCCGTCACCGTGCAGCCGACGACGGTTTGCTCGTCCACCGGAACCGCCACGGGCCTGTTCACGCTCAGCGTGCCTTCGACAACTCCGACGCCGACGCCCGAACCTGGCACGATCGTTTTGATGGGCATCGGTCTCGTTCCGCTAGCAGTGCGGGTTTGGCGAAAGCGCCGGCAGCCGGCGGGCGTCGTCGCGGAAGCGATTGCCTGA
- a CDS encoding type II secretion system F family protein — MDFQYRVRDPLGNFVQGKLEAVSVEDAAQQLRRDGFAVVELEEDSSSGLLSRRISKRDIIYITNQLAVMVDTGITLSTALEGILKQEKNPALRRVLLDLKSSVEGGDDFSSALVRYPKLFDKTYVALVRASEATGTLGPMLERIANYLRKELETRGKVRSALAYPMVMLFVAIVVTFFLLIYVLPQFTPLFNRQGIKLPVSTVIMMHLSDMLIHHWPWFLVGAIATIVGLVFAKRTPHGTQAWHWLKINFPIIGPMVRKVAISRSVRTLGSMVAAGVPVLDALRLCADVSNNFYYERMWMHVIEQVTSGKQICEGLADNPLFPPMLVQMISTGEATGKLDRVLEKVSIYYDQEVDASIKTTTSLIEPIMISVMGVVVGGIAMSLMLPIFSLSRHAG; from the coding sequence ATGGACTTTCAATATCGGGTACGCGATCCGCTGGGCAATTTCGTCCAAGGGAAGCTCGAAGCCGTCAGCGTTGAAGACGCCGCACAACAACTGCGCCGCGACGGCTTCGCGGTCGTCGAGCTCGAAGAAGATTCGAGCAGCGGCTTGCTTTCTCGTCGAATCAGCAAACGCGACATCATTTACATCACCAACCAATTGGCGGTGATGGTCGACACCGGGATCACGCTGTCCACCGCTCTGGAAGGAATCTTGAAGCAGGAAAAGAACCCTGCGCTGCGCCGCGTATTGCTCGATCTGAAATCGTCCGTCGAAGGCGGCGACGATTTTTCCAGCGCTCTGGTGCGTTATCCGAAGCTGTTCGACAAGACTTATGTCGCCTTGGTCCGGGCCAGCGAAGCCACGGGCACGCTCGGTCCGATGCTCGAGCGCATCGCCAATTATTTGCGCAAGGAATTGGAAACCCGCGGCAAGGTGCGATCGGCGCTGGCCTATCCAATGGTGATGCTCTTCGTGGCGATCGTCGTCACGTTTTTCTTGCTGATCTACGTGCTGCCGCAATTCACGCCGTTGTTCAATCGCCAGGGAATCAAGCTGCCGGTTTCGACCGTGATCATGATGCACCTGTCGGACATGCTGATTCACCACTGGCCATGGTTCCTCGTTGGTGCGATTGCGACGATCGTCGGGCTGGTGTTCGCCAAGCGCACTCCGCATGGGACGCAGGCGTGGCATTGGCTCAAAATCAATTTTCCGATCATCGGGCCGATGGTTCGCAAAGTGGCGATTAGCCGAAGCGTGCGAACGCTGGGGTCGATGGTGGCTGCCGGCGTGCCCGTGCTCGATGCCCTACGGCTTTGTGCGGATGTGTCGAACAATTTTTATTACGAGCGGATGTGGATGCACGTGATCGAGCAGGTGACGTCGGGCAAGCAGATTTGCGAGGGCCTGGCCGACAATCCGCTTTTTCCGCCGATGTTGGTGCAGATGATTTCCACCGGCGAGGCGACCGGCAAGTTGGATCGTGTGCTGGAGAAGGTGAGCATCTACTACGATCAGGAAGTCGACGCGTCGATCAAAACCACGACAAGCCTGATCGAGCCGATCATGATTTCTGTGATGGGCGTCGTGGTCGGGGGGATCGCGATGTCGCTCATGTTGCCGATTTTCTCGCTGAGCCGGCACGCCGGATGA